The window aataaaaacgataacaaaaaaaaaatcactgaggtcaaatttgacaaaaagtttCTTATTTTATCCAAACTAAAGCTCGTTATAATCGGCTCTTTTTAAACCTACATGTCACAgtttattgattgttaataacttgtgtatctgtATCATTTTttacaagaaacaaaacatctgtgacagtttttagTAAAGGCTTGATGTGTCGCTGCTGTATCGACACAAACTGGCTCAAATTTCAAACCAGTGATTCTTTTTAATGTGTATTAATTCATCTGTCAATTATTCCTCAGTTAATCAGTTTGTGAATAAAAGTCagaaaattgttaaaatgttcacgtcatgtttgtttttgtccaacaaacagtttaaaaccTGAAGAAATTCTGTGATAAACAGCAAATAAACTCACAGTTGAGTCGATacaggaggcagaaaaaatgactcaaactattaatcaataatcaactGTCAGACTGACTGCAGTCAaactccactgttacataatttaattatttattgcactttaatatattttatacactttctttctttctccacagCACAGACCAtgtttcaagttttatatcctaTTTCACAGTTATTATAATTCTATTATGTAAATAtagattttaaatttcattttaatattgttttgttttatttcattatttatcattacTTTTgctatattgttattatttattcctctatgttgtgtttgtgagagcAAACATAAAGAGTCTTCATACTttgctaataaaacagattctgactctgataaaaaagacaaaatgaagcATATTTGAAGCATTTGTGATGAATTTCTTTAACAAACTGAACAGTAAACTGTAACTCAGTGAAGATCTGATGTTCAGCAGGTGGATGTTGGTTGAAACATCCTGCAGAGACGTGTTGTCATGTTACCTGCTGCGTCTGCTGTCAGCGACAGACTTCATGttaacagacagatgatgtcagAGCTCtggcagaggaagaggatgctgctgctgatgatgaagatgaagatgagtatgaataaatataaatatatatatatataaatatgagcTGATCTACATGAATAAACTGCagactgttcctttaaagcAGAGACGAGAGAAAACCAAACATTCAGCTGAGAGTTCGATATTCACTCAGAGCAGGAGGTCACACTGCAGCTcgaccttcacacacacacacacacacactcacacacacactcacacactcacacccacacacacacacactcacactcacactcacacacacacactcacagtgacCGGTTGGTTTTGTGTCCAGGCCTCTAATAACCTGCAGACTGCAGCCAAGGGCAGCAGCtgaacctcacacacacacaaacacactataaaatgtgataattatgagttattgatttctccaaaaagcagcagctgtgtgtgttttctgtgtgtgtgtgtgtgtgtgtgtgtgtgtgtgtgtgtgtgtgtgtgtgtttgtgtgtgtttgtgtgtgtgtgtttgaggacaTTTTAGTTTTAGAGCTCAGGTGAGAATCAGGTTCAGTTTGAGGTCAGCTGTGATGATGAAGGTTTACAGAGTGAGAGACTGAGGAATGCATTATGTCAATGAGAGTCCTCACAGGtatagaaagtgtgtgtgtgtgtgtgtgtgtgtgtgtgtgtgcgctgacTCTCCGTAGTGTCCAGCTTTCATCTATCTGAGGCTAACGCTAACAGATGCTACAtgcttcctgtttcttctgCGTTcagtaaaagtgtttttctctcaaatgaacgacccctcagatttatctgctgaccctttggaggggccccgacccctaggttgggaaccactggactaaactagctaactgtatataaagtagtgtaaactagctccacctccagcagctacaacagtaacatgctgctctaacactgttttagttttaaatCCAATAATTCTGTCGTTAGATTACAAACtaataagaaataaaactattaatttccatatttaatgatgataaaccacttcattcattaatttattaattgctTCTAATTAAAACCGTGCACCGACACAATACTAATATAACAGCAACACAACAAGCTTCACAATGCTGAACTggatttatttaaaacatcttctacaaaaacacatgatagaaaattattatttcactttGTCACAAAGCCAAAGATACTCAGATTtccacactgacaaacaaaacaaaaacagaatctCACAAACACGAAACAACTagaagtgaaaataaaactcagatttcatgttttaaacagtataaatgttgctgtttgtgcGTGAAACAGATTGATGatgaagcagctgctgcaggtaaACGGCTCCACCTGCTGGACAGTTTCAATCATTGCAGtctccacaaaaaaaacaaagaacatcttTAATATTTTGAAGATTATTAAGATTATTAAGGTGGAATCTGACTGATGTTTCAGCTCTGAAGCTCAAAGTGAATTTTCTTCTCTGAACCAgaaagttttgtgttttataaaaaaatcacaccaggagataaaaaaaaacatgaagagcAGCATTCATACAACACACATCATGTGACACGTAGAGACTCTCTGATTGGTCGCTCTGTAAACAGAGGAGGTGTGATGGCAGCACCGGTGGAGTGATGCGACAATAAATAGCAGAGAGGTGAGAGTGTgtgtccccccccctcctcccctcctccctccccgtCAccactccttcttcttctcgtCCATGGAGACCCCCCCGGGCCCCAGcgccaccaccagcagcaggcCTCCGATCACCGACGTGGTCTGGAAGAAGTCGTACTTGAGGAAGTCGTGCATGGGTTTGTAGGACGGGATGGTCCAGAAGGTGTTGAAGGTGAAGTTGATGCAGAGCAGCCAGACCACCAGCGTCAGAGCCGCCAGCTTGGTCTTAAAGCCCACCGCCACCAGCACCATCAGAGCCGTGCCCACCAGGTTCTGCAGGATCTGACGGCACAGTTCAAACAGAACACAGTTTGACCTTTTATATCCTCTTTGACCTGTCCACTCTACACACACGCCAGATGCTGCAGCGCTCTACACACACGCCAGATGCTGCTGCAGCACTCTACACACACGCCAGATGCTGCAGCACTCTACACACACGCCAGATGCTGCTGCAGCACTCTACACACACGCCAGATGCTGCAGCactctacacacacaccagatgcTGCTGCAGCACTCTACACACACGCCAGATGCTGCTGCAGCACTCTACACACACGCCAGATGCTGCAGCACTCTACACACACGCCAGATGCTGCTGCAGCACTCTACACACACGCCAGATGCTGCTGCAGCACTCTACACACACGCCAGATGCTGCAGCACTCTACACACACGCCAGATGCTGCAGCGCTCTACACACACGCCAGATGCTGCAGCGCTCTACACACACGCCAGATGCTGCTGCAGCACTCTACACACACGCCAGATGTGACTCAGCAGCTGGTTTTACATCAACTCTACAACCTGGTCTGAAGCAACAGACATATATTATAGTGACTGCTGATGGATGGACATcacatatagatatatatatatatatatacatatatatatgtatctgcTGACAACAGTCACAGCAGTTTGTATCTCAGACACACGTTTCAGTATCTGACTTGAGTTTGAATTaattcaaacaaattaaaagctataatatgtaattattccacattaaaatgtctaaaaacaactagacctgtgttatatatgttgttgagttgtgttcttacattcaaactcagagaaatctgtaatttaatcaaagtaacggaccgtttcatttggtcgcctgtcgatggcgtcatacctcctctaccaaagagtaaacacgcaccagatgcatacggcggcgctgtgtttgtccgctacaatggcgtctaccaaagagtaacttacacacatacaagataatacatcggcgttgtggttgttccacacaaactgttataaatggacttttattcagttttaagacacattttgatgataaatttaggtggtttttaactatatcttttagccggaagaaggattttagtcattggacgtctggatcttaagttatcagagaaataaactggacaaacgttagcagcagctcggctaacagcccctccaggaagtccggtggtcaccaaacatcgtcagagaaacactgatttttcaggtgaaacagttttattcagtgtttttacctgtaatctccgggtccgtttgttctggagagttaaaacatcctgaatgatgaacactggagtaatcctatcccgctGAAGCTgcttatttaacaacgaagacaacaactcccatgatcccttgctacttcacaccgtcatcacactccgtctgttgttattgttttgactgagacgcctagcggctgaaattacatattgtgtgtttaattgtTAGTTTGAACTCGTTTGAACTCGTTGATCAGCTGTAGATCTTAGTGACTATTAactagtttcaaactagtgatttactaaatcaggttgcaccattaaaacttaagAAACGTCTAGTTAACACttacaggaagtgacatcacagttAGTCCTTTATGAAGGTGGGTgtgaatctgttttatttctacctGCAAACCTgcagaaatatgtttgtttcacagtcagtgttcatgagattatgctaagctaaccgtcgTCATTTAGTCATTCAGTCTGACGTCACtggtttttatatatatatacacacatatatatataacatatatatgtgtgtgtgtgtgtgtgtgtgtgtgagactcaCGCTGAACAGACTGAGGTCAAAGTGCAGCAGCGTCATGAACATGAGGACGAGGAGGACTCTTCCTCCCAGCTGCAGGAGGTGTTTGGGGGAACTCTGATGGCCGAGAGACGGAACTCCAGCGAACACGCTGCGGACCTCCCCCCGACACTCGGCCAGCAGGAGGAGCAGACCTCCTCCCAGAGACAGGTTCctacagaggaggaggagacagtaTCAATATTTAATACATGTCTGATATCAGAGTCACATCAGCTTCACAGTTtaaccacaaaacaaaacacaaacatctgctTGTATTTTAATCTTTCTGGAGGTCGTTTACCTGATGAACagctgatctgatctgatcacaCACTTCTGTTTCTGAACgtaataaagattttaaaagttttacagAAACTGTTTGACTTTACTTTTCTTCtgatggaaagaaaaatgtaataaattaaattCCAGAAGCAGAATTGATCttctgtttttagtgaaatgttttttatttttactgtctGTGTGAAAGCAGCTGCAGGTTTCTTATAAACGTCCATAAAAACACACGACTGCTTCACAAAGTGCAGACtgtttcctgctggacaccagagacactctcctccttcactggACCACTCCTCCTGCtcacaggtcaaaggtcaaagagACTCACCTCATCAGGAACTTGAGGTCCCACAGGATGCTGTAGGCCACCGTCTGCAGGGAGACCACagcacacattcattcattctctactaacaggaaatgatgtcatcacagtgaaactgtgacatcacctgATCCTCACACAGAAGaagagtttgttttgtgttttcagtttaaagaccagaaatattcacattaacaAGCTgcaatatatatgtatatatatgtgtgcgtgtgtgtgtgtgtgtatatgtgtgtgtgtgtgtgtgtgtgtgtgtatatgtgtgtgtgtgtgtgtgtgtgtgtgtatatgtgtgtatatgtgtgtatatgtgtgtgtgtgtgtgtgtgtgtgtgtgtatgtgtgtgtgtgtgtatatgtgtgtatatgtgtgtgtgtgtgtgtgtgtgtgtgtgtatgtgtgtgtgtgtatatgtgtgtgtatatgtgtgtatatgtgtgtgtgtgtgtgtgtgtgtgtgtgtatgtgtgtgtgtgtgtatatgtgtgtgtatatgtgtgtatatgtgtgtatatgtgtgtgtgtgtgtgtgtgtgtatgtgtgtgtgtgtatatgtgtgtgtatatgtgtgtatatgtgtgtgtgtgtgtgtgtgtgtgtgtgtgtgtgtatatgtgtgtgtatatgtgtgtgtgtgtgtgtgtatgtgtgtgtatatgtgtgtgtgtgtgtatatatgtgtgtgtgtgtgtatatgtgtatatatgtgtgtgtgtgtgtatatgtgtgtgtgtgtgtgtgtgtgtgtgtatatgtgtgtgtatatgtgtgtatatgtgtgtgtgtgtgtgtatatgtgtgtgtgtatatgtgtgtgtgtatgtgtgtatatgtgtgtgtgtgtgtgtgtgtgtgtgtgtatgtgtgtgtgtgtgtatatgtgtgtgtgtgtgtgtgtatgtgtgtgtgtgtgtgtgtgtgtgtatatgtgtgtgtatatgtgtgtatatgtgtgtgtgtgtatatgtgtgtgtgtgtgtgtgtgtgtatgtgtgtgtgtgtgtgtgtgtgtatatgtgtgtgtgtatatatatgtgtgtgtatatatatgtgtgtgtgtgtgtgtgtgtgtgtgtgtgtgtatatatatgtgtgtgtgtacctgcagggCGATGACTCCAAACAGAGTGAAACAAGCGTTCTGAACAAAGTTTCTACTGAGGATCAACACACAGCCGcctgacagacaaacagagacatGATGTTTATTAGTTCACCAGAACACAAACGTCTCCGTCAGTTCACACGTCCACACTGATCCGCTGCCTTCATTAACacgtcgtcttcttcttcttctctgctttgttCCTCTGTTCACACTAAATCCTGTTTTTCTCCCAAACGTCGTCCACAGTGTCTAAACGAGGAAACACCAGCTTGGTGTTGTAGTGCACAAACGGATCTTTGTAGGAGGCAACGGTGGCAGtaaaaagaaacagcaaatactacaactactacaatacttatgtacttttactgcaatactttaactacatcaagctcataatacttatgtacttttactgcaatactttaactacatcaagctcataatacttatgtacttttactgcaatactttaactacatcaagctcataatacttatgtacttttactgcaatactttaactacatcaagctcataatacttatgtacttttactgcaatactttaactacatcaagctcataatacttatgtacttttactgcagtactttaactacatcaagctcataatacttatgtacttttactgcaatactttaactacatcaagctcataatacttatgtacttttactgcaatactttaactacatctactcataatacttatgtacttttactgcagtacttgaACTACATCGAGCTTTAATACTTGTGTACTGTTACTGTAGTACTTCCTGTGTGTTCTTACCCAGCTGTCCCAGCAGGTTGAGCAGGACGAAGACGTTGGCGAGGAAGCGTCCGCAGCTCCAGGTGGATTCGATGTACTCGCTTTGCTCCGCCCACTGAAACCACATGCGGACGCCGTCCTCCAGGAAGGTGCTGACCAGACAGAGTCGGGCCACGTGGGGGAGGTAGTGTTTGGTGACCCGCAGGAACTGCAGGAGGACGAGGAGATCAATGACGGACATTGATTATTGATCTTTGTGGctggttttatttatgttgtaaaCACACGTCTGACATCATCCATCATTTATCAGATAAACGTCAGATATCACACGGTGCAGCAGCTGAGCCGCAGATGAAACACgctgcagacagaaacatgtCTGTTATTAACACACGGCtgataattaattcatttaactGGCAGTTAATGAGCATCACTGGTTCACTAACAGCAGAGGCGTCGTTCAGGAATCCTTCACGTCCTTCTTTAAAGTAACAACCTCTGACATCTGCGTTTCCGTCTCTTTGGCGCCACCTGTAGTGATGAGCGGTAACTGCAGGTGAGTTTTTGGACTTTCCCGGAGATGCACGACGTCGCCTGCGTGACGTCAGTCAGCTGGCAGGACgccacttcacacacaaaccagcTGAAGATCCAGTCTGTTGCATTAACTCTGCCTGCAAAGACCTTCATCATAATCACCTGGTACCTCAGTCAGCTGACAGTTATTTAAATCTCACCTCTAATGATGACTGGAGGCTGAtaagcatcatcatcatcatcatcatcatcatcatcagactgTGTATGAAAACATTAACTTCCTGTACAAACTTCTTCCTGTGTGCAAACAGGAAAACTTTGTTTCTGCTGCAATGAAACAAGTTTCAAACTGAACTTGATGATGTTCAGAAACATTAAAGCATTAAAGCGACAACTGCAAAGATTCAACAGTGAAGCTGCTTTAaacactgtaataataataataataataatatattatctGTGACACTTATGTTTTTCTATCATTCTCTCTGTGTAGTTTTACAGTCGTCGCTCCAGACTTCCTTCAGAGATCTGTGAGTTTGACGCTTCCTCGCCGGTCAGCAGAGACTCTCAGCGGGGAACAGATGACCGTGGAGCCGCTGAACATGATGAagaccccccctcctcctcctcctcctttcgGCATACGTGTAACTGACCGTGTCTTGTTTCACTATTATTTACAAATCCAGATGTTACTCTCAGCTCTCCTCCTTTACTACAGATGTTTTAGCGGCGAACAGTGAATCAAACTCGACGCgaagtttttcttcttctttactttaATCTCTAAATCAAGTAGAAACCGAACGTTTCCGTTTTCCACCAGGCTGATGACGCTGCACCAGACTCCGTTCAGATATTAGTCATTTTAAGGGTTTTTGTGTTTCTCGGCCAAAGATCTCAGCTGAGAGCGAATGACTGAAGGCCTAAAGCGTTTATTAGGAGCCGCCCTTCACTTCGGCTCGCAGCTGAAACTCACTACAAACTGTCACGGAACTATTACAGTaaactttttttaattgcaCAACGAGTTTTCCTGTTACATCAACCAAACCGACACTGTATGAAGAAGTCTGCGGCTTTGCCTAAAAGTTAAGAAAAGTTTATCTTTACTGGAGCAAAGTGGTGTTTGGGTGAAACATCTGGAAGCCGAATTAAACACTGATTTACGAGAAGTatgtaaagtgtaaaaaaaaaaaaaaagctgcttaaAACCAGCTGATTTAAAACGCAGCGGAAAACCTCCGggaaaacagctgtgtgtctgcCGGAGTCGCAGCCTGTCCGTGGCCGGCTCAGGGTGTGTGTTTCCCGGTGGAGAGCAGCTCACCTGGTCCGCGACGTCCTCCGCTTGGCTCATCAGGTCTCCGTGTCCCATCTCTGCCGCCGCTGTTCAGGCACTTCCGTGCAGGAGAAACGGTTCCCAGCTCAGGTGGTGGAAAGTCCGGTGTAAAGAGTCCCGGGTCCGGCCCACTGTCACTGATGCTCCGCCGCTTGCTGCTGCAGCCTCCTCTCTCCGACCCACAATCCTCTGCGCCGAGCGGGAGCGCGCCCCCTGTGGACGCGGCCGGGAAACACATGCCACGTggactgagtgtgtgtctgcagtaaATACACACAGATGTGTTTATTAAAGAGTCTAAATCAAGTTTAACATTGTAATTATTGTGTTATTATAcgtgttttattatttaaacagTGACGAGAGTCAGAAATCTGAGTTATtatattgtgtgtaaaagaTAATTTACTATAAATTCATATTTAACCCTTAATTAATGATACATAATAATTACCAACTGctattatttactatttataACACTCAAGAACTTATTAATAAATCTTCTTTAGATTGAAGCTACAAGACAAAAAggcaaattaaatgtttcagtaGAATAAAGTGAAACCAGTTGAATATTTTAACAACAGTAATTATAAAGCTGCAAACTGACAGAACTTTATTGATCCTGAATCAGTAATAAAGGGTTCAACGTTATCACTCTCTGATAAGTTATTAGTGAAAGTTCAAGTCTGCAGCTTTCAGGACGTTTCTTGTTTAAAGTTAATAACACAGTATAACCTCGTTATAGGCAgacatgtttattaatgtacaacAATTACaacttttatattattacagatGTGTTTCACtctattatctgtttatacagcagcatcATTGATCATCATTagtgattaatcgattagttttGTCTGTAGTGTCAGAGAATGTTGATCAATGTTTCCTAaagatgacgtcatcaaatgtttgttgttttatcttcagtttattgtcataaagacaaacaaaaccagaaaatattcacatttaagaagctgaatcagagaatttagactcaaaacgatgaatcgatGATTAAAATAATGGTGGAAACTAATCAATAGTTTATTGTTGCTGCTTTACTTGATTATTTCTACTTTATGCAAATTAAAACTTTCTTCTTCACATTTATTTGCCGCTCAGTTACTTATAAAATCATGTGATCATTGTATGTTCAAATgatctgttacacacacacacacacacatatatatatatatatatatatatatatatgtgtgtgtgtgtgtgtgtgcaaagctgtactatatatatacagtactgcaTTATATGCACGTATATATTGCAGTACTGTTACTACACAGAAGTTTATAAATGATCTCAAATTGGCTCCATATTGacaaactacaacattaaaacactctTCCATGTACAACATTCATTAgtcatatatttaatataataatatacgTTTTCAGACTGTGGTATTTGTGGTATTTGTGGTATTTGTGgtatttatacttttacttcagtgatgatctgaatatttcttccaccacaggAAGAGTTTCAGTTGTTGACATTAATAAACAAATATCTgcttataaatacattataatgtacatttattaactctttatagactgattattaatgataaacAGGAAGACTGACAGTAAAGTGTTACATAAAAAACTCATTACTGCCTGAAAGGATCCAAAGTCGACATGATGTTTAACTGAAGACACATCTGGAAGTATTACAGCACACTTAATATAAAACTAATACATCCAATAATACATCCGATCCAACTGACTGATGGAgaaacattgttttattgtttcagtcTTAGTGAGGAACTGAACATGTGCAGCACAGTTTATAACTTtaaataacagtttaaaaatattttaaaggacaAACATAGAAATATGTGATCAGAACGATCAGCTGGTTCAGAGTCTCGTCTGATGTCATTCTGACATTAAACTGGTTGttctgtaaaaagaaaagtgagcATAAAGTTTCTCCTTGTGACAAAATGATCTTGACTAGAATCACCGACTGTTCTGATgattgatgaatcattttgagacatttttttaagaacaaaatgtccaaattctctgattctgcttcttcaatgtgaatatttagtctctgtgacagtaaactgacaaaacaagacgtttgatGACGTCGTCTTTAGGAAACATTGATCCACAtttgaccaaacaactaatcaattaattgaggaaataatcgacaaaacaatcaaaaatgaaaataatcgttagttgaaGCCAAAATCTGGACTGAAACGTCCAGAACTGAGTGAAACATCTGAACCACCAGGAGACGACTGCAGTTCCTCTGAACGCCACCAGAGGTCAGTGACACACAGCTGAGCTTTAGAAACATCATCCAGATATCATCCAatcacaacacacacgcacaggcacgcacgcacacacacacacacacacgcacgcacgcacgcacgcacacacacacacacctgtttacTGCTGCCAGTCTCTGATCAGTTAAActataaaaactgtattttgtgcTTCAGAAACATCAGGATGACGTCATCAGCTGCCCATCACCTGGACACAcaggtgcattgtgggatacAGAGCAGGTCAGGTGTCCTCGCTCCTCTCCGCCGCGTCACTGTCAGACTGTCTCACCTGCTGCCCCACACtctgaaacaacaacacacacaatcagcTGTTTtacctgcgtgtgtgtgtgtgtgtgtgtgttacctgcaggttgaggtagtgtgtgtgtgtgtgtgtgtgtgtgtgtgtgtgtgtgtgtgtgtgtgtgtgtgtgtgttacctgcaggttgaggtagtgtgtgtgtgtgtgtgtgtgtgtgtgtgtgtgtgtgtgtgtgtgtgtgttacctgcaggttgaggtagtgtgtgtgtgtgtgtgtgtgtgtgtgtgtgtgtgtgtgttacctgcaggttgaggtagtgtgtgtgtgtgtgtgtgtgtgtgtgtgtgtgcgtgtgtgtgtgtgtgtgtgtgtgtgttacctgcaggttgaggtagtgtgtgtgtgtgtgtgtgtgtgtgtgtgtgtgtgtgtgtgtgtgtgtgtgtcctgcagtgtgtgtgtgtgtgtgtgtgtgtgtgtgtgtgtgtgtgtgtgtgttacctgcaggttgaggtagtgtgtgtgtgtgtgtgtgtgtgtgtgtgttacctgcaggttgaggtagtgtgtgtgtgtgtgtgtgtgtgtgtgtgttacctgcaggttgaggtagtgtgtgtgtgtgtgtgtgtgtgtgtgtgtgtgtgtgtgttacctgcaggttgaggtagtgtgtgtgtgtgtgtgtgtgtgtgtgtgtgtgtgcgtgtgtgtgtgtgtgtgtgtgtgtgttacctgcaggttgaggtagtgtgtgtgtgtgtgtgtgtgtgtgtgtgtgtgtgtgtgtgtgtgtgtgtcctgcagtgtgtgtgtgtgtgtgtgtgtgtgtgtgtgtgtgtgtgtgtgttacctgcaggttgaggtagtgtgtgtgtgtgtgtgtgtgtgtgtgtgttacctgcaggttgaggtagtgtgtgtgtgtcctgcagtgtgtgtgtgtgtgtgtgtgtgtgtgtgtgtgtgtgtgtgtgtgtgtgtgtgtgtgtgttacctgcaggttgaggtagtgtgtgtgtgtgtgtgtgtgtgtgtgtgtgtgtgttacctgcaggttgaggtagtgtgtgtgtgtgtgtgtgtgtgtgtgtgtgtgtgtgtgtgtgttacctgcaggttgaggtagtgtgtgtgtgtcctgcagtgtgtgtgtcgTGCTGTCGTCTCTCTGTGGAAGAACTTGTTGCAGAGTCGACACAGGAAGCCAGAAACAGGAACCACAAAACTACTTCCTGT of the Thunnus maccoyii chromosome 9, fThuMac1.1, whole genome shotgun sequence genome contains:
- the surf4l gene encoding surfeit 4, like encodes the protein MGHGDLMSQAEDVADQFLRVTKHYLPHVARLCLVSTFLEDGVRMWFQWAEQSEYIESTWSCGRFLANVFVLLNLLGQLGGCVLILSRNFVQNACFTLFGVIALQTVAYSILWDLKFLMRNLSLGGGLLLLLAECRGEVRSVFAGVPSLGHQSSPKHLLQLGGRVLLVLMFMTLLHFDLSLFSILQNLVGTALMVLVAVGFKTKLAALTLVVWLLCINFTFNTFWTIPSYKPMHDFLKYDFFQTTSVIGGLLLVVALGPGGVSMDEKKKEW